In Streptomyces seoulensis, the following are encoded in one genomic region:
- a CDS encoding HAD family hydrolase, whose translation MGKQQSAHIVWDWNGTLFHDNDAIIGATNAAFAELGLEPITLERYRALYCVPVPRFYERLMGRLPSDLEWEVMDGAFQRHYAEHRTRCGLTEGAAELLEGWGADGHSQSLLSMYGHEELVPLVRGLGIEPHFLRVDGRTGPSGGSKAEHMVRHLKAMSTLVDPGRTVVIGDAADDALAAQHVGAHAVLYTGGSHGPESLRGSGAPVVDSLAEAVAEARRIAS comes from the coding sequence ATGGGGAAGCAGCAGAGCGCGCACATCGTCTGGGACTGGAACGGGACCCTGTTCCACGACAACGACGCGATCATCGGGGCGACCAACGCGGCCTTCGCCGAGCTGGGCCTGGAGCCGATCACGCTCGAGCGCTACCGCGCGCTGTACTGCGTCCCCGTACCGAGGTTCTACGAGCGCCTGATGGGCCGGCTGCCCAGTGACCTCGAGTGGGAGGTCATGGACGGCGCCTTCCAGCGGCACTACGCCGAGCACCGGACGCGCTGCGGGCTCACCGAGGGCGCGGCCGAGCTGCTGGAAGGCTGGGGCGCGGACGGCCACAGCCAGTCCCTGCTGAGCATGTACGGGCACGAGGAACTGGTCCCGCTGGTCCGCGGCCTAGGCATCGAGCCGCACTTCCTGCGCGTCGACGGCCGCACCGGCCCCTCCGGCGGCAGCAAGGCCGAGCACATGGTCCGCCACCTGAAGGCGATGAGCACCCTGGTCGACCCCGGGCGCACCGTCGTCATCGGCGACGCGGCCGACGACGCGCTGGCCGCTCAGCACGTCGGCGCCCACGCCGTGCTCTACACGGGCGGCTCGCACGGCCCCGAGAGCCTGCGCGGCTCCGGCGCCCCCGTGGTGGACAGCCTGGCCGAGGCCGTCGCCGAGGCCCGGCGAATAGCGTCGTAA
- a CDS encoding DUF6912 family protein gives MRVYVPLTLPGLAEAHETGVLAADPFAAYAVTPALRAWCGTDDLEELEYSALGEAASASLRLLAADPGAAPRRVVVAVDVADGAVTPDPDGLGEVTVTASAKLAKAAAVHADADDAEADVTAAARAVEAADAGDDAARKVVDAADDHELLWFATQEIPSLLATP, from the coding sequence ATGCGCGTCTACGTACCCCTGACCCTCCCCGGCCTCGCCGAGGCCCACGAGACGGGTGTGCTGGCGGCGGACCCGTTCGCCGCCTACGCCGTGACGCCCGCGCTGCGCGCGTGGTGCGGCACGGACGACCTGGAGGAGCTGGAGTACAGCGCGCTCGGCGAGGCCGCGAGCGCCTCGCTGCGGCTGCTGGCCGCCGACCCCGGCGCGGCCCCGCGCCGGGTCGTCGTCGCGGTGGACGTCGCGGACGGCGCCGTCACCCCGGACCCGGACGGCCTCGGCGAGGTCACCGTCACCGCCTCTGCCAAGCTCGCCAAGGCCGCGGCCGTGCACGCCGACGCCGACGACGCGGAGGCGGACGTCACCGCCGCCGCCCGGGCCGTCGAGGCGGCCGACGCCGGTGACGACGCGGCCCGCAAAGTCGTGGACGCCGCAGACGACCACGAGCTGCTGTGGTTCGCCACCCAGGAGATCCCCAGCCTGCTCGCAACCCCCTGA
- a CDS encoding Rv3235 family protein: MNKVMSRKPQTRPHHRPPTRHDTRRPGTPTRGRTTTARPTDLFADRLLAVLSGQRPVHWMLRHTAGSAYDDLARLAERTPLRTRGTTRPTVHDLGWFVPRTGALEVFARIAAGDRLRALAFRLEQSEDLRWRCTAVELATPSPQRCTTP; encoded by the coding sequence ATGAACAAGGTCATGAGCCGCAAGCCGCAGACCCGGCCGCACCACCGCCCGCCGACCCGCCACGACACCCGCCGCCCCGGCACCCCCACGCGCGGCCGCACCACCACCGCGCGCCCCACCGACCTCTTCGCGGACCGCCTGCTGGCCGTCCTGAGCGGTCAGCGCCCGGTCCACTGGATGCTCCGCCACACCGCCGGCTCCGCCTACGACGACCTGGCCCGCCTCGCCGAACGCACCCCGCTGCGCACCCGGGGCACCACCCGCCCCACCGTCCACGACCTCGGCTGGTTCGTCCCCCGCACCGGCGCCCTGGAGGTCTTCGCCCGTATCGCCGCCGGCGACCGCCTCCGCGCCCTCGCCTTCCGCCTGGAACAGTCGGAAGACCTCCGCTGGCGCTGCACGGCGGTGGAGCTGGCCACACCCTCACCGCAGCGCTGCACGACGCCCTGA
- the secA gene encoding preprotein translocase subunit SecA, which produces MSVLSKIMRAGEGKILRKLHRIADQVNSIEEDFVDLSDAELRALTEEYKQRYADGESLDDLLPEAFATVREAAKRALGQRHYDVQIMGGAALHLGYVAEMKTGEGKTLVGTLPAYLNALSGKGVHLITVNDYLAERDSEMMGRVHKFLGLEVGCILANMTPAERREQYACDITYGTNNEFGFDYLRDNMAWASDELVQRGHNFAIVDEVDSILVDEARTPLIISGPADQATKWYGDFAKLVTRLKKGEAGNPLKGIEETGDYEVDEKKRTVAIHESGVSKVEDWLGIENLYESVNTPLVGYLNNAIKAKELFKKDKDYVVIDGEVMIVDEHTGRILAGRRYNEGMHQAIEAKEGVDIKDENQTLATITLQNFFRLYKRHDHEGKEMPGLSGMTGTAMTEAAEFHQIYKLGVVPIPTNRPMVRKDQSDLIYRTEVAKFEAVVDDIAEKHEKGQPILVGTTSVEKSEYLSQQLSKRGIQHEVLNAKHHEREASIVAQAGRKGAVTVATNMAGRGTDIKLGGNPEDLAEAELRQHGLDPEEHIEEWAAALPAAMARAEQAVKAEKEEVELSGGLYVLGTERHESRRIDNQLRGRSGRQGDPGESRFYLSLGDDLMRLFKAQMVERVMAMANVPDDVPIENKMVTRAIASAQSQVEQQNFETRKNVLKYDEVLNRQREVIYGERRRVLEGEDLQEQVQHFMNDTIDEYIAAETADGFPEDWDLDRLWGAFRQLYPVKVTIEELEEAAGDRAGLTAEFISESIKDDIHAQYEAREEQLGSEIMRELERRVVLSVLDRKWREHLYEMDYLQEGIGLRAMAQKDPLVEYQREGFDMFTAMMEGIKEESVGYLFNLEVQVEQQVEEVPVEAGPLGEGPQDTVPAQVPAGARPEIRAKGLDVPQRRELHFSAPTVDGEGGVIERDLEDDEPVRSESDGLTRAERRRQAKGGRRRKK; this is translated from the coding sequence TACAAGCAGCGGTACGCGGACGGCGAGAGCCTGGACGATCTGCTCCCCGAGGCGTTCGCCACCGTCCGCGAGGCCGCCAAGCGCGCCCTCGGCCAGCGTCACTACGACGTGCAGATCATGGGCGGCGCGGCGCTCCACCTCGGTTACGTCGCCGAGATGAAGACCGGTGAGGGCAAGACCCTCGTCGGCACCCTGCCCGCGTATCTGAACGCCCTGTCCGGCAAGGGCGTCCACCTGATCACGGTGAACGACTACCTGGCCGAGCGCGACTCCGAGATGATGGGCCGCGTCCACAAGTTCCTCGGGCTGGAAGTCGGCTGCATCCTGGCCAACATGACGCCGGCCGAGCGCCGCGAGCAGTACGCGTGCGACATCACCTACGGCACGAACAACGAGTTCGGCTTCGACTACCTGCGCGACAACATGGCGTGGGCGTCGGACGAGCTGGTGCAGCGCGGCCACAACTTCGCCATCGTCGACGAGGTGGACTCGATCCTCGTCGACGAGGCCCGTACGCCGCTGATCATCTCCGGCCCCGCCGACCAGGCCACCAAGTGGTACGGCGACTTCGCCAAGCTGGTCACCCGCCTCAAGAAGGGCGAGGCCGGCAACCCCCTCAAGGGCATCGAGGAGACCGGCGACTACGAGGTCGACGAGAAGAAGCGCACCGTCGCCATCCACGAGTCCGGTGTCTCCAAGGTCGAGGACTGGCTGGGCATCGAGAACCTCTACGAGTCGGTCAACACCCCGCTCGTCGGTTACCTGAACAACGCCATCAAGGCCAAGGAACTGTTCAAGAAGGACAAGGACTACGTCGTCATCGACGGCGAGGTCATGATCGTCGACGAGCACACCGGCCGTATCCTCGCGGGCCGCCGCTACAACGAGGGCATGCACCAGGCGATCGAGGCGAAGGAAGGGGTGGACATCAAGGACGAGAACCAGACGCTCGCCACGATCACCCTCCAGAACTTCTTCCGCCTCTACAAGCGCCACGACCACGAGGGCAAGGAGATGCCCGGTCTCTCCGGCATGACCGGTACGGCGATGACCGAGGCCGCCGAGTTCCACCAGATCTACAAGCTCGGTGTCGTCCCGATCCCGACCAACCGGCCCATGGTCCGCAAGGACCAGTCGGACCTGATCTACCGCACCGAGGTCGCCAAGTTCGAGGCGGTCGTCGACGACATCGCCGAGAAGCACGAGAAGGGCCAGCCGATCCTGGTCGGCACCACCTCGGTGGAGAAGTCGGAGTACCTCTCCCAGCAGCTCAGCAAGCGCGGCATCCAGCACGAGGTGCTGAACGCCAAGCACCACGAGCGTGAGGCGTCGATCGTCGCGCAGGCGGGCCGCAAGGGCGCCGTGACCGTGGCCACCAACATGGCCGGCCGCGGTACCGACATCAAGCTCGGCGGCAACCCCGAGGACCTCGCCGAGGCGGAGCTGCGCCAGCACGGGCTCGACCCCGAGGAGCACATCGAGGAGTGGGCGGCCGCGCTGCCCGCCGCGATGGCCCGGGCCGAGCAGGCGGTGAAGGCCGAGAAGGAAGAGGTCGAGCTGAGCGGCGGCCTCTACGTCCTCGGCACCGAGCGGCACGAGTCGCGCCGTATCGACAACCAGCTGCGCGGCCGGTCCGGCCGTCAGGGCGACCCCGGCGAGTCGCGGTTCTACCTCTCGCTCGGTGACGACCTGATGCGGCTGTTCAAGGCGCAGATGGTCGAGCGCGTGATGGCCATGGCCAACGTGCCGGACGACGTGCCGATCGAGAACAAGATGGTCACCCGCGCGATCGCGTCCGCGCAGTCGCAGGTCGAGCAGCAGAACTTCGAGACGCGTAAGAACGTCCTGAAGTACGACGAGGTGCTCAACCGCCAGCGCGAGGTCATCTACGGCGAGCGGCGCCGCGTCCTGGAGGGCGAGGACCTGCAGGAGCAGGTGCAGCACTTCATGAACGACACGATCGACGAGTACATCGCGGCCGAGACCGCCGACGGCTTCCCCGAGGACTGGGACCTGGACCGGCTGTGGGGCGCCTTCCGGCAGCTCTACCCGGTGAAGGTCACCATCGAGGAGCTGGAGGAGGCCGCGGGCGACCGCGCCGGTCTCACCGCGGAGTTCATCTCCGAGTCCATCAAGGACGACATCCACGCCCAGTACGAGGCGCGTGAGGAGCAGCTCGGCTCCGAGATCATGCGTGAGCTGGAGCGCCGGGTCGTGCTGTCGGTGCTGGACCGCAAGTGGCGCGAGCACCTCTACGAGATGGACTACCTCCAGGAGGGCATCGGCCTCCGGGCGATGGCGCAGAAGGACCCGCTGGTGGAGTACCAGCGGGAGGGCTTCGACATGTTCACCGCCATGATGGAGGGCATCAAGGAGGAGTCCGTCGGCTACCTGTTCAACCTGGAGGTCCAGGTCGAGCAGCAGGTCGAGGAGGTCCCGGTCGAGGCCGGGCCGCTCGGCGAGGGCCCGCAGGACACCGTGCCCGCGCAGGTTCCCGCCGGGGCGCGTCCGGAGATCCGGGCCAAGGGCCTCGACGTGCCGCAGCGCCGCGAGCTGCACTTCTCCGCGCCCACCGTGGACGGCGAGGGCGGCGTCATCGAGCGCGACCTCGAGGACGACGAGCCCGTCCGCTCCGAGTCCGACGGCCTGACCCGCGCGGAGCGCCGCCGCCAGGCCAAGGGCGGGCGGCGCCGCAAGAAGTAG